From Streptomyces zhihengii, the proteins below share one genomic window:
- a CDS encoding transglycosylase domain-containing protein, with amino-acid sequence MPKKRSGGGLTGTQQAAKFLGVSVLSGAVLAGIALPAVGALGLAAKGTVEGFDEIPANLKTPPLSQRTTILDSEGGQIATVYSRDRTVVPLKDISPYMQQAIIAIEDARFYEHGAIDLKGVLRALNKNAQSGGVSEGASTLTQQYVKNVFVEEAGDDPDKVAEATQQTIGRKVRELKYAIQVEEELGKKKILENYLNITFFGQQAYGIEAASHRYFSKSAKDLKLEEAALLAGIVQSPSRYDPVNDTEEATKRRNTVLQRMADVRDVSQEEADKAKAQPIDLKISKPKNGCITAVKGSGFFCDYVRKTILTDPAFGKTEEERSKLWNLGGLTIRTTMSPRAQAAADEAATAKVYKTDGVAASVVQVQPGTGKILSMGQSRPYGLDQKQHETVLNLAVGSKMGGTTYGFQVGSTFKPITAAAALEKGISPAQSFTTGYKVSLPMDSFKTCAGAPAGGGTWDPSNEMESETGTWDMTSALGKSINTYFAHLEQMTGLCETVEMAKKMGYVRGDGKQVGENPAITLGSEESTPLAMAAAYAAFANRGTYCTPVAIESVTDANGKRIKVPGSQCSQAMSEQTADMVNQMLKGVVEDGTGTRAGLADRDNAGKTGTTNDRKDAWFVGYTPNLSTAVWVGDDVGEKQSMYNITIGGTPYDKVCGGCLPGPIWKIAMTGALDASETPSFNPVSVPRGKEKEDKEKDKGRDRDRDREDGRPGDDQPFPGISIPPDLIGGGANRGQGNNGGGNWP; translated from the coding sequence ATGCCAAAGAAGCGCTCGGGCGGTGGTCTGACCGGGACCCAGCAGGCCGCCAAGTTCCTCGGTGTCAGCGTGCTCTCCGGAGCGGTGCTGGCGGGCATCGCCCTGCCCGCCGTCGGCGCGCTCGGACTCGCGGCCAAGGGAACGGTCGAGGGATTCGACGAGATCCCCGCCAACCTCAAGACCCCGCCGCTGAGTCAGCGCACCACCATCCTCGACAGCGAGGGCGGCCAGATCGCCACGGTGTACTCCCGTGACCGCACGGTCGTGCCCCTGAAGGACATCTCGCCGTACATGCAGCAGGCGATCATCGCGATCGAGGACGCCCGCTTCTACGAGCACGGCGCGATCGACCTCAAGGGTGTGCTGCGCGCGCTCAACAAGAACGCGCAGTCCGGCGGCGTCTCCGAGGGCGCGTCGACGCTCACCCAGCAGTACGTGAAGAACGTCTTCGTCGAGGAGGCCGGCGACGACCCCGACAAGGTCGCCGAGGCCACCCAGCAGACCATCGGCCGCAAGGTGCGCGAACTGAAGTACGCGATCCAGGTCGAGGAGGAGCTGGGCAAGAAGAAGATCCTGGAGAACTACCTCAACATCACGTTCTTCGGGCAGCAGGCCTACGGCATCGAGGCCGCCTCCCACCGCTACTTCTCCAAGTCCGCCAAGGACCTGAAGCTGGAGGAGGCCGCGCTGCTCGCCGGCATCGTCCAGTCGCCGAGCCGCTACGACCCGGTGAACGACACCGAAGAGGCGACCAAGCGGCGCAACACCGTGCTGCAGCGCATGGCCGACGTCCGCGACGTCTCCCAGGAGGAGGCGGACAAGGCCAAGGCCCAGCCGATCGATCTGAAGATCAGCAAGCCGAAGAACGGCTGCATCACCGCCGTCAAGGGCTCCGGCTTCTTCTGCGACTACGTGCGCAAGACGATCCTCACCGACCCGGCCTTCGGGAAGACGGAGGAGGAGCGCTCGAAGCTGTGGAACCTCGGCGGTCTGACCATCCGGACCACCATGAGCCCGCGGGCGCAGGCCGCCGCCGACGAGGCCGCCACCGCGAAGGTCTACAAGACCGACGGCGTCGCCGCCTCCGTGGTCCAGGTCCAGCCCGGTACGGGCAAGATCCTCTCCATGGGTCAGTCCCGCCCCTACGGCCTGGACCAGAAGCAGCACGAGACGGTGCTGAACCTCGCGGTGGGCAGCAAGATGGGCGGCACGACGTACGGCTTCCAGGTCGGCTCGACCTTCAAGCCGATCACCGCGGCGGCCGCCCTGGAGAAGGGCATCAGCCCGGCGCAGTCGTTCACCACCGGCTACAAGGTCTCGCTGCCGATGGACTCCTTCAAGACCTGCGCGGGCGCCCCGGCCGGCGGGGGCACCTGGGACCCGTCGAACGAGATGGAGTCCGAGACGGGCACCTGGGACATGACGTCCGCGCTCGGCAAGTCCATCAACACCTACTTCGCCCACCTGGAGCAGATGACCGGTCTCTGCGAGACGGTCGAGATGGCGAAGAAGATGGGCTACGTCAGGGGCGACGGCAAGCAGGTCGGCGAGAACCCGGCCATCACCCTGGGCAGTGAGGAGAGCACCCCGCTCGCGATGGCGGCGGCCTACGCCGCGTTCGCGAACCGCGGCACCTACTGCACCCCGGTCGCCATCGAGTCCGTCACGGACGCCAACGGCAAGCGGATCAAGGTGCCCGGCTCCCAGTGCTCGCAGGCGATGAGCGAGCAGACCGCCGACATGGTCAACCAGATGCTCAAGGGCGTCGTCGAGGACGGCACCGGCACGCGGGCCGGTCTCGCGGACCGCGACAACGCGGGCAAGACCGGTACGACGAACGACCGCAAGGACGCCTGGTTCGTGGGCTACACCCCGAACCTCTCCACGGCGGTCTGGGTCGGCGACGACGTCGGCGAGAAGCAGTCGATGTACAACATCACCATCGGCGGCACCCCCTACGACAAGGTCTGCGGCGGCTGCCTGCCCGGCCCGATCTGGAAGATCGCCATGACCGGCGCCCTGGACGCGTCCGAGACCCCGTCCTTCAACCCCGTCTCCGTCCCGCGCGGGAAGGAGAAGGAGGACAAGGAGAAGGACAAGGGCCGCGACCGTGACCGCGACCGCGAGGACGGCAGGCCCGGCGACGACCAGCCGTTCCCCGGCATCAGCATCCCGCCGGACCTGATCGGCGGCGGCGCCAACCGGGGCCAGGGCAACAACGGCGGCGGCAACTGGCCGTAG
- the mptB gene encoding polyprenol phosphomannose-dependent alpha 1,6 mannosyltransferase MptB, giving the protein MRRCRQTGLAGSVALAAGGVSAGALPTGRMLAPDSGTAAFGLAAAYFGLVLLTAGWALLGRAVRGPSPPGPRELLATLVLWAAPLLVAPPLFSRDVYSYLAQGAMVDAHLDVYSHGPSRLGGPLLTEVAPLWRDTPAPYGPVFLALASAVTGDGARAVSVADIAGGALGMRCVALCGVALMTYCLLRLARHCGTDPSAALWLGALNPLVLLHLVGGAHNDAVMLGLLGAGLLASLGGGHLTGTVLITLAALVKAPAALGLLAVVVLWARRTPRPGAKEAGSLRAGSTEGRAAALRARGTDGPVATLRAPGTDSPVATLRARAPRTVAAVAVTAAAAATTAVTTAAVGTGYGWLRSLDTPASPGNWALTSSLGRISTTLLAAAGDGPAALARHAVPVWHLLGIAATAVAVVLAWRRHHRLRPVHAVGLSLLAVALLGPAIRPWYVLWGLFLIAATGPGRRLRRCAAVASAVLALTVPPSGFAPGGAQLALACGGGLLAAAAVWRAHRPSRPSADLPLGSTA; this is encoded by the coding sequence GTGCGCCGCTGCCGGCAGACCGGGCTGGCCGGTTCGGTGGCGCTCGCCGCCGGCGGGGTCAGCGCGGGGGCACTGCCGACCGGGCGGATGCTCGCCCCGGACTCGGGGACGGCGGCGTTCGGGCTGGCGGCGGCCTACTTCGGGCTGGTGCTGCTGACGGCGGGCTGGGCGCTGCTCGGCCGCGCCGTACGGGGGCCGAGCCCGCCGGGGCCGCGCGAGCTCCTCGCGACGCTGGTGCTGTGGGCGGCACCGCTGCTGGTAGCACCGCCGCTGTTCAGCAGGGACGTCTACAGCTATCTCGCCCAGGGCGCGATGGTCGACGCGCATCTGGACGTGTACAGCCACGGGCCCTCCCGCCTCGGCGGCCCGCTCCTCACCGAGGTCGCGCCGCTGTGGCGGGACACCCCGGCCCCCTACGGCCCGGTCTTCCTCGCCCTGGCGTCGGCGGTCACCGGCGACGGCGCCCGTGCCGTGTCCGTGGCGGACATCGCCGGCGGGGCGCTCGGCATGCGGTGCGTCGCCCTGTGCGGGGTCGCCCTCATGACGTACTGCCTGCTCCGCCTCGCGCGGCACTGCGGAACCGACCCGTCCGCCGCGCTCTGGCTCGGCGCGCTCAACCCGCTGGTGCTGCTGCACCTGGTCGGCGGCGCGCACAACGACGCCGTGATGCTCGGCCTGCTGGGCGCGGGGCTCCTCGCCTCGCTCGGCGGCGGACACCTCACCGGCACCGTGCTGATCACCCTGGCCGCGCTGGTGAAGGCGCCCGCGGCTCTGGGCCTGCTCGCGGTCGTCGTGCTGTGGGCACGCCGCACACCCCGCCCGGGGGCGAAGGAAGCGGGCAGCCTGCGGGCGGGAAGTACGGAGGGTCGGGCGGCAGCGCTCCGGGCGCGGGGAACGGACGGCCCGGTAGCAACGCTCCGGGCGCCGGGAACGGACAGCCCGGTAGCAACGCTCCGGGCGCGCGCCCCGCGTACGGTCGCGGCCGTCGCCGTGACGGCGGCGGCCGCGGCGACCACCGCCGTCACGACCGCCGCGGTCGGGACCGGATACGGCTGGCTGCGCTCCCTGGACACCCCGGCCTCCCCCGGCAACTGGGCCCTCACCTCGTCCCTCGGCCGGATCAGCACCACCCTGCTGGCCGCCGCCGGCGACGGACCGGCTGCGCTGGCCCGGCACGCCGTGCCCGTCTGGCACCTGCTCGGGATCGCGGCCACCGCCGTCGCCGTCGTCCTCGCCTGGCGCCGTCACCACCGGCTGCGCCCCGTCCACGCCGTCGGGCTCAGCCTGCTCGCCGTGGCGCTGCTCGGTCCCGCGATACGGCCCTGGTACGTGCTGTGGGGACTGTTCCTGATCGCCGCGACGGGGCCCGGGCGGCGGCTGCGCCGGTGTGCCGCCGTCGCCAGCGCCGTCCTCGCCCTCACCGTGCCGCCGAGCGGATTCGCCCCCGGCGGAGCGCAGTTGGCGCTCGCCTGCGGCGGCGGGCTGCTCGCGGCGGCGGCCGTGTGGCGTGCGCACCGGCCATCGCGTCCGTCGGCGGACCTGCCCCTGGGGAGCACCGCGTGA
- a CDS encoding glycosyltransferase 87 family protein → MTPPETGRRAVRWPVTTHGRLALVTALAGTVLLFLATVPLHRGWFDLGVYHGAVRHWTDGGALYDYLAPGSRYGFTYPPFAALCMLPLAVTAWPAAVAITLLLNAAAAVLIVRWTAGPVIRARGWTPWYALAVAVCGYALLEPVRDTVSFGQVNLLLLALVLADTRLLARGGRAARWAGAGIGVAAAIKLTPAVFIGWLLLTGRRRAAGNAVAVALGATALAAWAAPGASRTFWTDALWHTDRVGSLAYVSNQSWQGVVARLAEPYEPDRAVWALGVVVLLTVWAVRVRRAHAVGDHAASLALTGVLACLVSPVTWVHHLVWLTPALAVLAGAALRTPGGAGRRGPAVWAVAVPVLLSSSLVWLWSGDASGADGFLGGNLYVWISLGLLWALPLRPSGRPVGGARDAAGAGPPSARPRLPAR, encoded by the coding sequence GTGACACCACCGGAGACCGGGCGGCGTGCCGTGCGGTGGCCCGTGACGACGCACGGGCGGCTGGCGCTGGTCACCGCCCTGGCCGGCACGGTGCTGCTGTTCCTGGCGACCGTCCCGCTGCACCGCGGCTGGTTCGACCTCGGCGTCTACCACGGGGCCGTCCGCCACTGGACGGACGGCGGCGCGCTCTACGACTACCTGGCGCCGGGCTCCCGGTACGGCTTCACCTATCCGCCGTTCGCCGCGCTGTGCATGCTGCCCCTCGCGGTGACCGCCTGGCCCGCTGCCGTCGCGATCACCCTGCTGCTCAACGCGGCCGCGGCGGTCCTGATCGTGCGCTGGACGGCCGGCCCGGTGATCCGCGCGCGGGGGTGGACGCCCTGGTACGCCCTCGCCGTCGCCGTGTGCGGGTACGCCCTGCTGGAGCCGGTCCGCGACACGGTCAGCTTCGGGCAGGTCAACCTGCTGCTGCTCGCCCTGGTCCTGGCGGACACCCGGCTGCTCGCCCGCGGGGGCAGGGCGGCCCGCTGGGCGGGCGCCGGGATCGGCGTGGCCGCCGCGATCAAGCTGACCCCCGCCGTCTTCATCGGCTGGCTGCTCCTCACCGGCAGGCGGCGGGCCGCGGGGAACGCCGTGGCCGTCGCCCTGGGCGCCACCGCGCTCGCGGCCTGGGCCGCGCCGGGCGCCTCACGCACCTTCTGGACCGACGCCCTGTGGCACACCGACCGGGTCGGCTCGCTCGCCTACGTCTCCAACCAGTCCTGGCAGGGGGTGGTGGCCCGGCTGGCCGAGCCGTACGAGCCGGACCGGGCGGTGTGGGCCCTGGGCGTGGTGGTGCTGCTGACCGTGTGGGCCGTCCGGGTGCGCCGCGCGCACGCCGTCGGCGACCACGCCGCGTCGCTGGCCCTCACCGGCGTCCTCGCCTGTCTCGTCAGCCCCGTCACCTGGGTCCACCACCTGGTCTGGCTGACGCCGGCCCTCGCCGTGCTCGCGGGAGCGGCGCTGCGGACGCCGGGCGGGGCCGGGCGACGCGGGCCGGCGGTGTGGGCCGTCGCGGTGCCGGTGCTGCTGAGCAGCAGTCTCGTCTGGCTGTGGAGCGGGGACGCGTCCGGGGCGGACGGATTCCTCGGCGGCAATCTCTACGTCTGGATCTCGCTCGGCCTGCTGTGGGCGCTGCCCCTGAGGCCCTCCGGGCGGCCGGTGGGCGGGGCCCGTGACGCGGCCGGTGCCGGTCCGCCGTCCGCCCGCCCCCGGCTCCCCGCCCGGTGA
- a CDS encoding metallophosphoesterase, with translation MRARYGTPLKVTAGIAAVGAAGLAYAAGFEARSFRLRRVTVPVLPRGMRPLRVLQVSDIHMVCGQRKKRAWLQSLAGLRPDFVVNTGDNLSDPQAVPEVLDALGPLMEYPGVYVFGSNDYYGPTLRNPARYLLEKAQGRHGLNGNAPAVGVVHNPWEDLRDGFDAAGWLDLTNTRGRLKLEGCELAFTGLDDPHIKRDRYELVAGGPEQDADVSVAVVHAPYLRSLDAFTSDGYPLVLAGHTHGGQVCIPFYGALVTNCDLDTDRVKGLSTHRSEGNTAYLHVSAGCGASRYTPVRFACPPEATLLTLTAED, from the coding sequence ATGCGCGCACGCTACGGGACGCCCTTGAAAGTCACCGCGGGAATCGCGGCGGTCGGCGCGGCCGGCCTCGCCTACGCCGCCGGATTCGAAGCCCGCTCCTTCCGGCTCCGCCGGGTCACGGTGCCGGTCCTGCCGCGCGGCATGCGCCCGCTGCGGGTGCTCCAGGTCTCCGACATCCACATGGTGTGCGGGCAGCGCAAGAAGCGCGCCTGGCTCCAGTCCCTGGCAGGGCTGCGTCCGGACTTCGTCGTCAACACCGGCGACAACCTCTCCGACCCGCAGGCGGTCCCCGAGGTGCTGGACGCCCTCGGCCCGCTGATGGAGTACCCGGGCGTCTACGTCTTCGGCTCCAACGACTACTACGGCCCCACGCTCCGCAACCCGGCCCGCTACCTGCTGGAGAAGGCCCAGGGGCGGCACGGCCTCAACGGCAACGCTCCCGCCGTCGGCGTCGTCCACAACCCGTGGGAGGACCTGCGGGACGGTTTCGACGCGGCCGGCTGGCTCGACCTGACCAACACCCGGGGCCGGCTCAAGCTGGAGGGCTGCGAGCTCGCCTTCACCGGCCTCGACGACCCGCACATCAAGCGCGACCGCTACGAGCTGGTGGCCGGCGGCCCGGAGCAGGACGCCGACGTGTCCGTGGCCGTGGTGCACGCCCCCTACCTGCGCAGCCTGGACGCCTTCACCTCCGACGGCTACCCGCTCGTCCTCGCGGGCCACACCCACGGCGGGCAGGTGTGCATCCCCTTCTACGGCGCCCTGGTCACCAACTGCGACCTGGACACCGACCGCGTGAAGGGGCTCTCCACCCACCGCAGCGAGGGCAACACCGCCTACCTCCACGTCTCGGCGGGCTGCGGCGCGAGCCGCTACACCCCCGTCCGCTTCGCCTGCCCCCCGGAGGCGACCCTGCTGACCCTGACCGCCGAGGACTGA
- a CDS encoding ATP-binding cassette domain-containing protein: MTYAIRAEGLVKRYGDFTALDGVDLEVPAGKVVGVLGPNGAGKTTTVRILATLMRPDGGHATVGGHDIVKDPVRVRQLIGLTGQYASVDETLSGAENLVLIARLLGLSRRDARARSAELLEQFSLTEAARKPIATFSGGMRRRLDLAASLVGRPSVLYLDEPTTGLDPHARQEVWDVVRRLVADGSTVLLTTQYLEEADQLADSITVFDKGRKVAEGRPGELKRRVGGQILQVRPTVATDVPQVARILAELTGHSPAQDSGVLTVPADEPLVVAAVARRLDGAGITADELGLRLPSLDEVFLALTGHAPAPAPAADDQPVAV, translated from the coding sequence ATGACATACGCGATCCGGGCCGAAGGACTGGTCAAGAGGTACGGCGACTTCACCGCCCTGGACGGAGTCGACCTGGAGGTCCCGGCCGGCAAGGTCGTCGGGGTGCTGGGGCCCAACGGCGCGGGCAAGACCACCACCGTGCGCATCCTGGCCACGCTCATGCGACCCGACGGCGGACACGCCACCGTCGGCGGGCACGACATCGTCAAGGACCCGGTCAGGGTCCGGCAGCTCATCGGGCTGACGGGGCAGTACGCCTCCGTGGACGAGACCCTGTCCGGCGCGGAGAACCTGGTGCTCATCGCCCGGCTGCTCGGACTGTCCCGGCGGGACGCGCGGGCACGGTCGGCCGAGCTGCTGGAGCAGTTCTCCCTGACCGAGGCGGCGCGCAAGCCGATCGCCACCTTCTCGGGAGGTATGCGGCGGCGGCTGGACCTGGCCGCGTCCCTGGTGGGCCGGCCGAGCGTGCTGTACCTGGACGAGCCGACCACCGGACTGGACCCGCACGCCCGGCAGGAGGTCTGGGACGTCGTGCGGCGACTGGTCGCCGACGGCTCCACGGTCCTGCTCACCACCCAGTACCTGGAGGAGGCCGACCAGCTCGCCGACTCCATCACCGTGTTCGACAAGGGCCGCAAGGTCGCCGAGGGCCGGCCCGGTGAGCTGAAGCGCCGTGTCGGCGGACAGATCCTCCAGGTCAGGCCCACCGTGGCCACCGATGTGCCGCAGGTCGCCCGGATCCTTGCCGAGCTGACCGGGCACTCCCCCGCCCAGGACTCCGGTGTCCTCACCGTGCCGGCCGACGAGCCCCTCGTCGTCGCGGCGGTCGCCCGCCGGCTGGACGGCGCCGGTATCACCGCCGACGAACTCGGTCTGCGGCTGCCCAGCCTGGACGAGGTCTTCCTCGCCCTGACGGGACACGCGCCCGCGCCCGCCCCGGCCGCCGACGACCAGCCCGTCGCCGTCTGA
- a CDS encoding ABC transporter permease, with product MSTQTLSTRTLSASAPLSGRIGLAQTARHSLALAGRGVTKFMKSPIQLVDVILTPIISLLMFVYLFGEAMSGGDTDRYLRLVTPGVMVMAVFQASVGIGASLCADASTGIFDRFRSMPIARSSPLIGAVLADIVRYVVCLATLVVLALVMGYRVETGPVASIAALALLVGFALSFSWISVYLGMLIKNPTSVQGLMTILILPLTFASNVFVPRDDMAGWLQAWSDVNPVSLVADAVRGLLNGGPVAGSLAGTFAWMAGVIVVFFPLAMRAYRRNAG from the coding sequence ATGAGCACCCAGACCCTGAGCACCCGCACCCTGAGCGCGAGCGCCCCGCTGTCCGGCCGTATCGGCCTCGCGCAGACCGCCCGCCACAGCCTCGCCCTCGCCGGCCGCGGCGTCACCAAGTTCATGAAGTCGCCGATCCAGCTGGTCGACGTGATCCTGACCCCGATCATCAGCCTGCTGATGTTCGTCTACCTCTTCGGGGAGGCCATGTCCGGCGGTGACACCGACCGGTATCTGCGGCTGGTCACCCCAGGGGTGATGGTGATGGCCGTCTTCCAGGCCAGCGTGGGCATCGGCGCCTCGCTCTGCGCGGACGCCAGCACCGGTATCTTCGACCGCTTCCGCAGCATGCCGATCGCCCGCTCCAGCCCTCTGATCGGGGCCGTCCTCGCCGACATCGTGCGCTACGTCGTCTGCCTGGCCACCCTGGTCGTCCTCGCCCTCGTCATGGGCTACCGGGTGGAGACCGGGCCGGTCGCCTCGATCGCCGCACTCGCGCTGCTCGTGGGCTTCGCGCTCAGCTTCTCCTGGATCTCGGTGTACCTCGGCATGCTGATCAAGAACCCGACCTCCGTGCAGGGGCTGATGACCATCCTGATCCTGCCGCTCACCTTCGCCAGCAATGTGTTCGTGCCCCGGGACGACATGGCGGGCTGGCTCCAGGCCTGGTCCGACGTCAACCCCGTCTCCCTGGTGGCCGACGCCGTCCGCGGTCTGCTCAACGGCGGCCCGGTCGCCGGCTCGCTGGCCGGCACCTTCGCCTGGATGGCCGGCGTGATCGTGGTCTTCTTCCCGCTGGCGATGCGCGCCTACCGCAGGAACGCCGGATGA